The proteins below are encoded in one region of Peribacillus muralis:
- a CDS encoding glycoside hydrolase family 15 protein, which yields MNVNGALEVLDRMRLPNGAYTASVSNDYNYVWIRDVVYTVLPFINDPSNRYEKAYHALFDLFQTYEWKIDIHTEQKPQFLFEYIHARYSIDLKELPDEWGHAQNDAIGAFLWGVGEGCRHGKKVIRDERDLQIVQKLVHYLECLQYWQSEDNGMWEENIEIHASSIGACVAGLQSVRMLVNVRAELIKKGEEALRFLLPRESYSKVADLALLSLIYPYRLVDRDIALQILNNVSGLLERKNGCIRYENDLYYNEGREAEWCFGLPWLGLCYMELGMVNKAVEYIDKTKSIIPENWEVPELYIGGSDVPNKNTPLAWSVSLSYLFLTKTDMIRTEQVT from the coding sequence ATGAATGTAAATGGTGCCCTAGAGGTTCTTGATCGCATGCGGCTTCCTAATGGTGCATATACTGCCAGCGTTTCCAACGATTATAATTATGTCTGGATCAGGGATGTGGTATATACAGTTCTGCCTTTTATAAATGACCCATCCAATCGTTATGAAAAAGCCTATCATGCCTTATTCGACTTATTTCAAACCTATGAATGGAAGATAGATATTCATACTGAACAAAAGCCCCAGTTTCTATTTGAATATATCCATGCTCGTTATTCGATTGACCTGAAGGAGCTGCCGGATGAATGGGGGCATGCTCAAAACGATGCAATCGGTGCTTTTTTATGGGGCGTCGGCGAAGGATGCAGGCATGGGAAAAAGGTAATTCGAGATGAACGTGATTTACAAATCGTTCAGAAGCTGGTCCATTACTTGGAGTGCCTGCAATATTGGCAGTCGGAAGATAATGGGATGTGGGAAGAGAATATCGAAATTCACGCTTCGAGCATCGGTGCATGTGTTGCCGGTTTACAGTCAGTAAGGATGTTGGTCAACGTAAGGGCTGAACTGATTAAAAAGGGGGAAGAGGCACTCCGTTTTCTGCTTCCTAGGGAAAGTTATTCAAAAGTGGCGGATCTAGCACTTTTATCTTTAATTTATCCTTATCGACTTGTCGACCGTGATATCGCTCTTCAAATCCTGAATAACGTTTCTGGGCTCCTTGAGAGAAAAAACGGTTGTATTCGATATGAAAACGATCTTTATTATAACGAGGGTCGCGAAGCGGAATGGTGCTTTGGGCTTCCTTGGTTGGGCTTATGCTATATGGAGCTTGGTATGGTGAACAAGGCGGTGGAATATATAGATAAGACGAAAAGCATCATTCCTGAAAATTGGGAAGTTCCAGAGTTATATATCGGCGGAAGTGATGTTCCTAATAAGAATACCCCTTTGGCATGGTCCGTTTCATTATCCTATCTTTTCTTAACGAAAACCGACATGATTCGCACAGAACAAGTGACATGA
- a CDS encoding mismatch-specific DNA-glycosylase, whose protein sequence is MEGIADHLRKNLDILFVGFNPSIRSGETGHHYANPTNRFWKILYESGLTPRKFHPDEDLTLLDLGYGFTNIVSRPTKGAADITKEEYIDGRKQLKSKIEKYKPKLVCFVGKGVYQEYRQSRNIPWGLQENSQSNASMEFVAPSSSGLVRMKIEEIIEIYRELPILLKNLENDETGI, encoded by the coding sequence ATGGAAGGAATAGCTGATCATTTAAGAAAGAATCTGGATATTTTGTTTGTTGGCTTCAACCCAAGCATCCGTTCAGGGGAAACGGGCCATCATTATGCGAATCCTACCAATCGTTTTTGGAAAATCCTCTACGAGTCTGGTTTGACACCAAGGAAATTTCATCCCGATGAGGATCTAACCTTGCTGGATTTAGGTTACGGATTCACGAATATCGTTTCAAGACCTACAAAAGGTGCTGCTGATATTACGAAGGAAGAATACATCGACGGAAGAAAGCAATTAAAAAGTAAAATTGAAAAGTATAAGCCAAAACTTGTCTGTTTCGTGGGCAAAGGGGTTTATCAGGAATATCGTCAATCACGAAATATCCCTTGGGGCTTACAGGAAAATTCTCAGTCCAATGCTTCGATGGAATTCGTCGCCCCTTCATCCAGCGGCTTGGTGAGAATGAAGATAGAAGAAATCATCGAAATATATAGGGAATTGCCCATCCTGCTTAAAAATCTGGAAAATGATGAAACGGGGATTTGA